In one window of Oryza sativa Japonica Group chromosome 9, ASM3414082v1 DNA:
- the LOC107276928 gene encoding EG45-like domain containing protein: MAPKIGSVVVAIVVSLAMVSLVAGSSGTATFYTPPYTPSACFGFQEQGTMTAAASDVFWNGGAACGKRLAVTCTGATNQGVPQPCTGRSVTVKIVDYCPAGCRGTIDLSQEAFAAIANPDAGKILVEYHEV, encoded by the exons ATGGCGCCTAAGATAGGCTCAGTTGTTGTGGCGATTGTAGTGAGCCTTGCCATGGTCTCGCTGGTCGCAGGGAGTTCAGGGACTGCGACTTTCTACACGCCTCCTTACACAC CGTCGGCGTGCTTCGGGTTCCAGGAGCAGGGGACGAtgaccgcggcggcgagcgacgtgttctggaacggcggcgcggcgtgcgggAAGCGGCTGGCGGTGACCTGCACCGGCGCGACGAACCAGGGGGTGCCGCAGCCGTGCACCGGCCGGAGCGTCACCGTCAAGATCGTCGACTACTGCCCCGCGGGGTGCCGTGGCACCATCGACCTCTCGCAGGAGGccttcgccgccatcgccaaccCCGACGCCGGCAAGATCCTCGTCGAATACCACGA GGTCTAA